Proteins from one Sabethes cyaneus chromosome 2, idSabCyanKW18_F2, whole genome shotgun sequence genomic window:
- the LOC128737241 gene encoding 28S ribosomal protein S35, mitochondrial, with product MALITKIAGRNSIHFSIRVIGSRFQSTRHEHDTENHNDDEPFPVLNFKQVRSQRVARQKTFRPEVPPPRSQQMATDQDWGAVWPGPKSFNPSAVPLPLRQGYVDKKYKIPPGKFANAELMKIPNFLHLTPPVIKKQCEALKQFCTAWPVGLETEAKMKQHFPVDFISSDYCHALPTIRNPLSRIVTIQLKLETLRLNQHAKDKILRLVGERYNPESDVLTLVTDRCPLKKQNYDYAMYLLTALYHESNVVEPWEETKSEADMEYYAFHRNRSKKNSESILNWGKSDGETFSEAPAEYASSVEQLFNEGENEYNIQKYKEQTLMLLGIAK from the exons ATGGCTCTGATTACTAAAATTGCTGGCAGAAATTCAATTCACTTTTCGATTCGAGTGATAGGAAGCCGATTTCAAAGTACTCGGCATGAGCACGATACCGAAAATCACAACGATGATGAAC CATTTCCTGTTTTGAACTTTAAACAAGTTAGATCACAACGGGTAGCGCGGCAAAAAACCTTTAGACCGGAAGTTCCTCCCCCTAG GTCACAACAGATGGCAACCGATCAGGACTGGGGCGCTGTTTGGCCAGGACCAAAGTCTTTTAATCCGTCAGCGGTTCCACTACCGTTGAGGCAGGGCTATgttgataaaaaatataaaataccgCCAGGTAAGTTCGCCAACGCTGAACTGATGAAGATACCCAACTTTCTACATCTAACGCCCCCGGTAATCAAAAAGCAATGTGAAGCTTTGAAACAATTCTGTACCGCGTGGCCGGTGGGATTGGAAACGGAAGCAAAAATGAAACAACACTTTCCGGTTGATTTCATCTCATCCGATTATTGCCATGCATTACCAACGATTAGGAATCCTTTATCACGTATCGTTACGATTCAGTTGAAATTAGAGACACTTAGGTTGAATCAACACGCAAAAGATAAGATATTAAGGTTAGTTGGGGAACGATACAATCCGGAGAGTGATGTTTTGACCCTAGTTACGGACAGATGTCCGCTGAAGAAACAAAACTACGATTATGCGATGTATCTCCTGACGGCACTGTATCACGAATCGAATGTGGTAGAACCGTGGGAAGAAACTAAATCGGAAGCTGATATGGAATATTACGCTTTCCATCGCAATCGATCAAAGAAAAATTCGGAAAGTATTCTGAATTGGGGAAAGTCAGACGGTGAAACGTTTTCAGAAGCTCCGGCAGAATACGCAAGCTCGGTGGAACAACTTTTCAATGAGGGTGAGAATGAGTACAACATCCAGAAGTATAAGGAGCAAACGTTGATGCTTCTGGGAATTGCCAAATAG
- the LOC128736271 gene encoding kinesin-like protein KIF18A, whose amino-acid sequence MDSSTNIRVAVRVRPFNKRELEQNQRNIIKVLDRTTLMFDPDEDEDEFFFHGTKQTHRDITKRLKKKLAMEYDEVFDAEATNEDIFQHCTKPLVQSVMNGYNCSVFVYGATGAGKTFTMLGAEDCPGITFLTMKDLFRQIEILSSSRKFDIGISYLEVYNELVMNLLTKSGPLKLREDSNGVVVSGLVLKQIHNAEELLELLALGNLNRTQHPTDANAESSRSHAIFQVHIRMVDKTTGQKKTVKLSMIDLAGSERAASTKGIGIRFKEGANINKSLLALGNCINKLADGLKHIPYRDSNLTRILKDSLGGNCQTLMIANVSPSSLTYEDTYNTLKYASRAKKIRTTLKQNIVPSNVPKEFLIKKVNEQAAEIERLKAKLKELEDQKAAAAAPVPVNVVQFDEILLNTWRSRIDNCFSIVKKTQEHCFNLQSKEKLLNLRAKLKEQAENIKKIFTLDGKHLNEDITRLEASIDSFNKQIAQQKVELDRWTKRYKDAYKSLKTLRAEVESSEQASTLNSYFKAKEQELAVDKSHLKMIHVVKIHQIYVDENQQWEKISRLSADIIQQNYLLLRNMDRLDNATLEKMKKLMRLNHCQRGVKFPDDNDNDDLIKEANVNDTSMDDITDLCDYAEKGDNGDCKGDDLERDLGVKRLKTEDAEKDAKNLKNEANLVEFKKPRPLRPLNFKTQSLSVKTTVTRKTPTKAQKTTTVTQFKVPKLVLSGPSKPSSAKKRPNFSSSSTSSNDASDYSDGPDENSENVNSTFRIDSPTHTASSLFSNVLVESKLDPKVLNKVLRRASTKGNVISKVTLTLNKENRKISPKRVGKSPRPLMRTTSRTHTTAASVINRYRMLKAGGAGSSSTARLPSSTITSTASKQAYDSDVERKGRAGKK is encoded by the exons ATGGATAGCAGTACAAACATTCGTGTTGCGGTTCGTGTACGACCCTTTAACAAAAGAGAGCTGGAGCAAAATCAGCGAAATATTATTAAG GTTTTGGACCGCACAACTTTAATGTTCGATCCGGATGAAGATGAGGACGAATTCTTCTTCCATGGAACGAAACAAACTCACAGGGATATaacaaaaagattaaaaaaGAAGCTAGCTATGGAATACGATGAAGTTTTCGATGCCGAAGCCACCAACGAGGACATCTTTCAGCATTGCACCAAACCGCTGGTGCAGTCTGTCATGAATGGTTACAACTGTTCAGTGTTTGTGTATGGTGCAACTGGAGCGGGAAAGACATTTACAATGCTTGGTGCGGAAGACTGTCCCGGTATAACATTCCTTACTATGAAAGACTTATTTCGGCAGATAGAGATTTTAAGCAGTTCACGGAAGTTTGACATAGGAATCTCCTATTTAGAGGTGTACAATGAACTGGTCATGAATTTGCTAACAAAATCAGGTCCGCTTAAACTACGCGAAGATAGCAATGGAGTCGTGGTGAGTGGTTTAGTGTTAAAACAAATACACAATGCGGAAGAACTTCTTGAACTGCTAGCTTTAGGAAACCTAAACCGAACGCAACACCCAACCGATGCCAATGCGGAGAGCAGCCGCAGCCATGCTATCTTTCAAGTGCACATTCGAATGGTAGATAAAACCACAGGACAAAAGAAAACCGTAAAATTATCAATGATCGATTTAGCTGGAAGCGAGCGTGCTGCTAGTACAAAAGGAATTGGCATAAGGTTCAAAGAAGGTGCCAATATCAACAAAAGTTTACTGGCTTTGGGCAATTGCATAAATAAATTGGCCGATGGTTTGAAACATATTCCTTATAGAGATTCAAATTTGACTCGCATTCTTAAAGACAGCCTTGGAGGAAACTGCCAAACTTTAATGATCGCGAATGTGTCCCCATCGTCACTGACCTATGAAGATACGTACAATACTTTAAAGTACGCCTCGAGAGCCAAAAAGATTCGAACAACTCTGAAACAAAACATAGTGCCATCCAACGTACCTAAAGAGTTCCTAATTAAAAAGGTAAATGAACAAGCGGCAGAGATAGAACGATTGAAGGCTAAGCTCAAAGAATTGGAAGATCAAaaagcggcagcagcagctccAGTGCCCGTTAACGTTGTACAGTTCGACGAGATACTACTAAACACATGGCGTTCCCGAATCGACAATTGTTTCTCAATCGTTAAGAAAACACAGGAACATTGCTTCAATCTGCAGAGTAAGGAAAAACTGCTGAATCTACGCGCCAAACTGAAAGAACAAGCGGAAAACATAAAGAAAATATTCACGCTGGATGGAAAACACCTTAATGAG GACATCACACGACTAGAAGCTTCgattgatagctttaataaACAAATTGCACAACAGAAGGTGGAACTGGATCGATGGACTAAACGTTATAAAGATGCGTACAAAAGTCTCAAAACACTTCGCGCGGAAGTGGAATCCTCTGAGCAAGCCAGCACTCTCAATTCTTACTTTAAGGCAAAAGAACAAGAACTAGCAGTAGACAAATCGCACCTTAAAATGATCCACGTTGTGAAAATCCATCAGATCTATGTCGATGAAAATCAGCAGTGGGAAAAAATTTCTCGCCTTAGTGCAgatattatacaacaaaattatTTATTGCTGAGGAACATGGACCGCTTGGACAACGCTACtctggaaaaaatgaaaaaattgatGCGCTTGAATCACTGTCAACGAGGTGTTAAATTCCCTGATGATAACGACAACGATGATCTGATCAAAGAAGCTAACGTGAACGATACGAGCATGGATGATATAACAGATCTCTGCGATTATGCCGAAAAAGGAGACAATGGAGATTGTAAAGGTGATGATTTAGAACGAGACCTGGGAGTGAAACGGTTAAAAACCGAGGATGCTGAAAAGGACGCCAAAAACCTAAAAAATGAGGCTAACTTGGTTGAATTTAAAAAGCCTAGACCTCTTCGCCCCTTGAATTTCAAAACGCAAAGCTTAAGCGTAAAGACAACCGTTACACGAAAAACACCCACAAAAGCGCAGAAAACAACTACCGTTACGCAATTTAAAGTCCCAAAACTAGTCTTGAGTGGTCCATCAAAGCCATCTAGTGCGAAAAAACGACCAAATTTTTCCAGTTCATCAACCTCATCAAATGATGCCAGTGATTACTCTGACGGCCCCGAtgaaaatagtgaaaatgtaaaCAGTACGTTCCGCATCGATTCACCCACACATACCGCAAGCTCTCTGTTCTCAAACGTACTGGTTGAAAGCAAATTGGACCCAAAAGTTCTGAACAAAG TACTCCGCAGAGCATCAACAAAAGGGAACGTCATTTCTAAGGTCACTTTAACGCTGAACAAAGAAAATCGTAAGATTAGTCCTAAACGTGTAGGAAAAAGTCCGAGGCCACTGATGCGGACAACAAGCCGAA CACATACCACTGCTGCCAGCGTCATCAATCGGTATAGAATGTTGAAAGCTGGAGGTGCGGGTTCCTCATCGACTGCTCGTCTTCCAAGTAGTACAATTACATCAACAGCATCAAAACAAGCTTACGACAGTGACGTAGAACGAAAGGGCCGAGCTGGCAAAAAATAA
- the LOC128736963 gene encoding ribosome-recycling factor, mitochondrial — protein sequence MIRNKLYVLSNIICSRSSFAAEVTQSKICISARKNLPVSFQYNQVRNYAKSKDKKKEKKGPTAKVHINEEQLAEVINVNALRTLMDKTVSSMKEEYIKNLSLRSATGAIETLKVSFEGKDYQLQELGQVIRKNPKTVVLNLVSFPQTIPAVLQALQKSGMNLNPQQDGTTLYIPVPKVTREHRENLAKNAKTLFIKCRDAIKDAQNQNIKKVKKQTDISEDLNYQIQTQITTIANEYIKEAERMMEVKQMELLGDKS from the coding sequence ATGATCCGGAACAAACTGTACGTGCTTAGCAATATAATTTGTTCAAGATCCTCTTTTGCCGCAGAGGTTACACAATCAAAAATATGTATAAGTGCTCGAAAAAACCTGCCAGTATCATTTCAGTATAATCAGGTCCGAAATTATGCAAAAAGCaaagacaagaaaaaagagaaaaagggcCCTACTGCAAAAGTTCATATAAACGAAGAACAGTTAGCAGAAGTGATCAATGTGAATGCTTTGCGTACTCTTATGGACAAAACCGTATCTAGTATGAAAGAAGAGTACATAAAAAATCTATCGCTTCGTTCAGCAACTGGAGCTATCGAAACTTTGAAAGTAAGTTTCGAAGGAAAAGATTATCAATTGCAGGAGCTTGGCCAAGTTATACGCAAGAATCCTAAAACAGTGGTGCTAAATCTGGTATCATTTCCACAAACTATACCAGCGGTATTGCAAGCGCTACAGAAAAGTGGCATGAATTTAAACCCCCAACAAGATGGAACTACACTGTACATCCCCGTACCGAAAGTGACTCGGGAACATCGGGAGAACCTTGCAAAGAATGCTAAAACATTGTTTATCAAGTGTCGTGATGCGATAAAAGATGCACAGaatcaaaatattaaaaaggtTAAAAAGCAGACTGATATATCCGAGGATCTAAACTATCAGATTCAAACTCAAATAACAACGATAGCTAACGAATACATTAAAGAAGCAGAAAGAATGATGGAAGTGAAACAAATGGAACTGTTAGGAGATAAGTCATAA